The Amycolatopsis solani genome segment CTTCGGCATCCACGTGATCGTCTCGCTCAACCAGTGGATCGGCGTCCGCGCCCAGCTGCGCGACGCGATCGGCACGCGGTTCGAGCTGCGCCTCGGCGACCCGATGGATTCGTCGATCGACCGCAAGGTCGCGGTCAACGTCCCGGCTGACCGCCCGGGCCGCGGCATCACGGCGGAGAAGCTGCACTTCCTGGCGGCGCTCCCCCGCATCGACGCGGACCAGCGCCCGGAGACGATCGGCTCGGGCGGCGTCGACCTCACGCGCCGGGTTTCCGACGCCTGGAAGGGCCCGCGCGCACCGCAGGTCCGGCTGCTGCCGCCGGAGGTCCCGCTGGACACGCTGCCCGCGGCCCCTTCGCGTCAGGTGACGCTGGGCATCGCGGAGTCGACGTTGCGCCCGGTGCACCTGGACTTCGCGGCGGACCCGCACTTCGTGGCGTTCGGCGACGTGGAATCGGGGAAATCGTCGCTGCTGCGCGCGATCGCCACGGGCATCACGTCGGCGTACACCCCGGAGGAAGCGGCGATCATCGTCGCGGACTACCGCCGCGGCCTGCTGGGCGCGGTCCCGGAGCCGCACCTGCTGGGCTACGCGGGCGCGGAGGGCAAGCTGACGGACCTGATCGGCGAATGCGCCACGGCGATGCGCAACCGCCTGCCCGGTCCGTCAGTGACGCCGGAGCAGCTGCGGAACCGGTCGTGGTGGCGGGGACCGGAGCTGTTCGTGCTGGTGGACGACTACGAGCTGGTGGCGACGGTCGGCCGGAACCCGTTGCAGCCACTGCTGGAGTTCCTCCCCCAGGCCCGAGACATCGGCCTCCACGTGATCATCGTCCGCGGCTCCGGCGGCGCGGGCCGGGCGTTGTTCGAGCCGGTCCTGCAGCGGCTGCGGGAGCTGGGCTCACCGGGTTTGATCATGTCGGGCACGAAGGACGAGGGCGCGCTGCTGGCCGATGTGAAGCCGTCCCCGCAGCCCCCGGGCCGCGGCACGCTGGTGTCACGGCGGCACGGGACGGGGCTGGTCCAGGTGGCGTGGACGAAGCCGGCGGAGAGCTGATCACCGCACGGGCGCGGTCATCTCCGCGGCGAAGCGGTAGTAGCAGACCGCCTGCTGCTTGCTGCTTTCGAGGAACGGGGTCATGACCTGCACGCGGGCACCGGGAATCGGGCGCGCGACGGCGGTGCAGCGATCGAGCGTCTGCTGGTAGAGCGCGTACTCCCCCGCCGCGAGCGGCAGCACGGCGAACGCCTCCGCGGTGTGGCGTCCGGTGCAGGACGTCAGCAGCACGTCGACCTCACCGGAGCCGGTCGGTGACCAGAAGCACTGGCCTGCGGTGACGTCGAGCCCGTGCACTTCGCCCGCGGGGAGCCGCTCGCCGGGCGTGGTCCGGGTGACCGCCCGGAAGATGAGCACGCCCGCGAGCACGAAGACGCCCATGCCGACTGCGACGGCAACGCGGCCGACCGGCCGACGGCGTCGTTCAGCACGCATGAGCTCGTCGAAGAGCTCGGGATCGTGCTGTGGTGCTGACATCGTTCTTCCTTCGTGCGCGAGGCGCGGAAACCGGGTCCGGCCCTGCCCGGTGCGGGGCAGGGCCGGAGCCGGTCACATCGACGACGCCAAGGCGTCCCTGGCTTCGAACAGCTCCCCGTGGGCCGCCTGCTCGGGGGTCATGTCGACCCCACAGCGGTCGAGGACGACCAGGCTGACCACCAGGAACCCGCGAGACAGCTCCGCGTACACCGGATTCACGACCATCGAGCCCGCCAAGGACGACCGCACGAAAGCGGCCAGCGCCGCCGGGTTCACGTAGTAGTAGTCGCTCGCCATCATCGTCAGACCGGCGTCGGCGAGACCGACCCCCGCGTTGCCGGCCAGCGTTTCGGCCGTGCTGACGAACAGCTTCCCGATCCGCAGCGCCGGGCTCCAGACGACCTCGCCGTCGACGTCGAACACATAGCTCACTACGAGAACTCCAAGTAGACGGTCACGTCCGGGTGCGCCGATCGGAACTGGCTCACCGCGGCTTCGATCGCCTCGCGCAGCTCCGGTTCGACGCCGGGCGTGGTCATCCGCAAGCCGATCGGAGCGTCACGGTACCGCGAGAGCTCCGGGCTGACCGAGCGCGCCTCCAGGTACGACTCGAACTTGCCGGTCACCTGCTTGTCGATCCACTTCGGCACGTCGGTCGCCCACGCCGCGGACTTCTCCTCCCAGAGCACGCCGCCTTCGATGTGATCGATGTCGGTGATCATCCGTCCGTTGTTCGGCACCGCCGGGTCGTAGACCTGGACGTCCTTCGACCCCTCCAGCGGCCCCTTGTTCTGGACCATCTTCCCGATGTCGTCGGCCGCGCCCTGGATGCCGTCCATCGCCATCGCGAGCCCGCCGACGATCCCGGCGATGCCGCCGGCGATCTGGGGACCGCCGGTGAACGCGCAGGCGATCACCCCGCCCAGGAAACCGATGGCCGCGCCGGGGATGGCCCCGACACCGCCCTCGGGCAGCCCGACGAGCGCGCCCGCCGCGGTGCCGCCGGCGATCTCCTCGCCGCACGTGGCCGCGCCGCTGCTGACCGCGGACACCCCGGCCAGCGTCAGCCCGATCCCGCCACCGATCTCCAGCAGGTGCGCGAGCAGCGCCAGCAGATCCCCGGCGTGGTCACGCACGAAGTCGAGCGTGCCCCGGGCCATCGCGTCGATCAGCGCGAGCAACTGATCGGCCGCATCCCTCAGCGCGGCCAGCTCGGGCCGGTCCTGGGCGCCTGCCGCGGCCTGGTCACGCAGTTTCTGCACCTGGTCGCGCATGTCGGTGACAGCCTGGCGGGTCGTTTCTTCCCGCTGCTTCTCGACCGCAGCGTTCTGCGCGGCCGCGGCGGCCTGCGCGGCCTCGGCGGCGGACTTGCCCGCGGCGATCGCGTCGGCCAGCGCCTGCGCCGCCGACGCACGGGCCTGCGCCGCGTACTGCGACGCCAACGCGGCCGACTGCGCGGCGTGCGCGGCCGAGTTCTTGGCCGCTTGCGCACTGCCCCGGGCGGCCGCCGCCGCGTCACGGGCCTGCTTCGCCGACAGCGCCGCGTCCGCGGCCGACTTGCTCGCCTCGTCGGCGGAGGCCTTCGCTTGCGCGGCGAACTGCGCGGCCTGGTCCGCGGACGCCTTGGCCGCGTCGGCCCACTGCTTTGCCTCGTCCGCGGCGCCGCGGGCGGTCGCCGCGTACTGGGCGGCCAGCGCCGCGTTCTGCTTGGCCAGCGCGGCCGACTGCGCCGCGTCGGCGACGTAGCCGTTGACCTGGGCGACGTGCTCGGCGGTGTTCGCGTCCCGCAGCGCGGCCTCGAACTGGCCGGTCGCCAGGAACGCCTTGACGTAGGACCAAGGTCCGGACAAGGCCGCGTTGGCCGCGGCCCGAACCTCCGGGCCACCGGCGTCGAGGATCTTCTGGACGGCCACCCGGTCGTCGTCCTCGGCCGCGCGGTACCGCCCGGTGGTGAGGAACACGTGGATGTCGTCAGCGGTGCCGGACAGGGCGTGGTTCGCCGCGTCGCGGGTGATCGGCCCGCCGGTGTTGAGGATCTTCTGGACGGTGACGCGGTCGTCGTCGTTCTTGTTCGGGTACGCCCGCGTGCGCAAGAACTCCTTGACCTGGTCGTAGCTGCCACCGTTGGCGGCGTGGGCGGCGTCGCGCTGGGCGGCGATCGTGGTCGTGCCGGCGATGATGTCGACGCTCAGCCGATCGTCCTGCTCAAGAGCGGCGGCCAGCCCGGCGCGAGCGAAGCCGAGGACCTGCGCGTCGGTTCCCCCGAGCGCGTCCGACGCGGCGAGCCGCACCTTCGGCCCGCCGTCGTGCCACAGCTCGACCGCGGCGCGACGTCCGTCGACGACCGCCGCCGCGGGCTCCGTGGCCGGGTCGGCCGCCCGGGTCAGCAGCTGCTGGGTGGCCGCGTCGACTTGTTCGGCGGCTCCCGCCGTCCACCGCGGGTTGCTCACCTGGTCCAATTCGGCCTGCTTGGCGTCCTCCGCGTCGCGCGTCGACTGGGACTGCTGCTCCGCCAGCCGCTCGTCGTCGGCGCGGCGTGCCAGCGCGGCGGTGTTCTTCGCCTGGTCGGCGGCCGTCTGCGCGCTGTCGGCTTCGTTCTTCGCTTCAGTGGCCGCGGCCTGGGCCCGGTCGGCGGCACCGGCGGCCTCACCGGCGTGCTGCGCGGCCTCGTCGGCGGCCGCGGCCGCGGCGTCGGCGTGCGCGGCGGCGTCCGTCGCGGCCTGCCTGGCCTGCCCCGCGGCGGCCGCCGCGTCGTTGGCGAGCGCAGTCGCCACACCGGCCGCCCGCTTGGCTTCGTCGGCGTTGCGCTGCGCCCGGTTGGCCGCGGCCGCGGCTTCCGCCGAGCTCGCGCCTGCCTTCTGGGCCCAGCCACCCGCGTCACGGGACGCCTGGGCGGCCGCAGCGGCGTCCCCGGCGGCCGCCGCGGCGGCGGAGGCGGCCACGGAAACCTGCCGGACGGCCTCGACGGCCTGAGCCACGGCGTCCGCCGCGGTCCGGGCCCCGATGGCCGCGTCGCGGGCCTTCTGCGCGGCGTCGCGGGCGGCGTCGGCCTGCCCGCGGTCGGTCGCGGCCGCGGCGGCGGCGTTGCGGGCCCGTGCGGCGGCCTGTCCCGCCATCGACGCGGCCCACGCTGCCTGGCTTGCCGCGTGCGAAGCCTCCCGTGCGGCGCTCGCGGCCGCGGCGGCCGCGTTGATCGCCTTCTGGGCGGCCTGCGCGGCCCGGTTCGCAGCGTCCGCCGCACGGCCGGCAGCGCTCGCGGCCTGCGCCGCCGAGTTCTGCGCCTGCCGGGTCTCTTCGGCCGCCGTCTGCGCGGCGAGCTTCGCCGCCGCGGCGGCGGCCACCGCCTGGTCGGACGCGTCCTTCGCGGCCTGTGTCTGCACCACCGAACGCGCCTGCGCGCCCTTCGCCAGGTCGGCGAGGGCACTGACGGAAAGCGTTTCCGCGTCGCGCTGGGTCGCCGCCTGGAACCCGGTCCGGAGGAATTCGCGGACGCTCTCGATGGTCGCCGAAAGCGCCTGGTTCGCCGCCTTCTTGACCTCCGGGCCGCCGGTGTTGAGCAGCAGCTGCACGGCGATCCGGTCGTCGACGTCCTGCGCCTGTTGCCAGCCGGCACCGAGGAAGGCCAGCTGGTCGTCGGTCGTGCCGTTCAGCGCGGTGTTCGCCGCCGCCTTCACCCGCGGCCCGGTCGCCGCCGCGAGCAGCCTGCTGACCTGGATGCGCACGTCGTCCCGCCACGGCTGCTGCCAGCCGGCGGTGAGGAACGTCCGGACGTCACCGATGGTGCCGCCGAGCGCACCGTTCGCGGCGTGCTGGGTGGCCGGGCCGCCGGCGGTGAGCATCTTCTGGACCGCGACGCGGTCTTCGACCTCCTGCATCTGCGCGAGGCCGGTGGCGACGAACGCGTGCACGTCGTCGTCGGTACCGCACAGAGCGGCCTCCGCGGCCCGTGAAACGACCGGACCTCCGGTCCGCAGCAGAGCGACCAGCTGCTGCCGGTCGGTGGGCGCGGGGGTGTCGTCGGCGGAGGCCGCGGGCGCCGAGCCCACCGCAAGCGCCACGGCGGCCAGCAGCCCCACCGCGCTCTTGGCCCGTTCCGGCCATGACCATCTGCGTCTCATGTGTCGTCGCATCCTTTCCGGGAATTCGACCACCGAAGGAATTATTCGGGCAGCGCGAAGGGCGGTCCGGAAAAAATCCCCCGACGAAATCGCGGCCCCTTCCGCTTCAGTCGAATATTAGCTACCCGAAGGCAGGACCAGCAAGGTTTTCACCGGAGAAAGCGGGACGACACTGTCAGCGTGTCGCCGCGAGAAACTCCCGCACCAGCGTGAAAAACTCGCCGACCTGCTCCTCTTCACCGGCCCGGCTCGCGACGACCCGACT includes the following:
- a CDS encoding DUF6086 family protein is translated as MSYVFDVDGEVVWSPALRIGKLFVSTAETLAGNAGVGLADAGLTMMASDYYYVNPAALAAFVRSSLAGSMVVNPVYAELSRGFLVVSLVVLDRCGVDMTPEQAAHGELFEARDALASSM
- a CDS encoding ALF repeat-containing protein gives rise to the protein MRRRWSWPERAKSAVGLLAAVALAVGSAPAASADDTPAPTDRQQLVALLRTGGPVVSRAAEAALCGTDDDVHAFVATGLAQMQEVEDRVAVQKMLTAGGPATQHAANGALGGTIGDVRTFLTAGWQQPWRDDVRIQVSRLLAAATGPRVKAAANTALNGTTDDQLAFLGAGWQQAQDVDDRIAVQLLLNTGGPEVKKAANQALSATIESVREFLRTGFQAATQRDAETLSVSALADLAKGAQARSVVQTQAAKDASDQAVAAAAAAKLAAQTAAEETRQAQNSAAQAASAAGRAADAANRAAQAAQKAINAAAAAASAAREASHAASQAAWAASMAGQAAARARNAAAAAATDRGQADAARDAAQKARDAAIGARTAADAVAQAVEAVRQVSVAASAAAAAAGDAAAAAQASRDAGGWAQKAGASSAEAAAAANRAQRNADEAKRAAGVATALANDAAAAAGQARQAATDAAAHADAAAAAADEAAQHAGEAAGAADRAQAAATEAKNEADSAQTAADQAKNTAALARRADDERLAEQQSQSTRDAEDAKQAELDQVSNPRWTAGAAEQVDAATQQLLTRAADPATEPAAAVVDGRRAAVELWHDGGPKVRLAASDALGGTDAQVLGFARAGLAAALEQDDRLSVDIIAGTTTIAAQRDAAHAANGGSYDQVKEFLRTRAYPNKNDDDRVTVQKILNTGGPITRDAANHALSGTADDIHVFLTTGRYRAAEDDDRVAVQKILDAGGPEVRAAANAALSGPWSYVKAFLATGQFEAALRDANTAEHVAQVNGYVADAAQSAALAKQNAALAAQYAATARGAADEAKQWADAAKASADQAAQFAAQAKASADEASKSAADAALSAKQARDAAAAARGSAQAAKNSAAHAAQSAALASQYAAQARASAAQALADAIAAGKSAAEAAQAAAAAQNAAVEKQREETTRQAVTDMRDQVQKLRDQAAAGAQDRPELAALRDAADQLLALIDAMARGTLDFVRDHAGDLLALLAHLLEIGGGIGLTLAGVSAVSSGAATCGEEIAGGTAAGALVGLPEGGVGAIPGAAIGFLGGVIACAFTGGPQIAGGIAGIVGGLAMAMDGIQGAADDIGKMVQNKGPLEGSKDVQVYDPAVPNNGRMITDIDHIEGGVLWEEKSAAWATDVPKWIDKQVTGKFESYLEARSVSPELSRYRDAPIGLRMTTPGVEPELREAIEAAVSQFRSAHPDVTVYLEFS